GTTCCTGCCGAGGCTCCCCGTAGTTTTGTTTGTAGACCTCCTCGTCAACTTCCCCTGAGTCTTCTCGGTTGTAGGCGGGAAAGCCGTAAGCGGCCGCTTTGTAAGACTTCTCAAAGTCTTCCTCGCTGTCTGCGTTTTGGCCTACAGTTTCCATCTGGGCCGTGAGCTTCTCTTGATGCGAATGTACCTCGTCGGGAGATTCTTcctgaattattattttcttagaTTTCTCATAGATGACAGGCTCGGAAACGACAGAGCCTTCAGAGCGGGCGCGGGGTGTCGTTTGTTGGACGTAATATTGCGCCTGCTGTTGTGGCGGTCGGCTCGGGTTCACCTTTATCGCTGCACTCGGGGGACTGGGATAAGATGGGATAAATCGGATGTTTTCCACATACTCGTGGAGAGTTGGAAGCTTCGGTGTTGAGGCGACAGCGGTATAGTATTGGGGTTTGTGGCTAACCACCCAATATGACGGGGTAGGGCTTGCTTTTAGCTGTGCCCTGTGCTCAGGGTTCAAATGCTGAGATTGATATGAAGCAGGGGAAGGATGAGATGTACTAGATGAGTATGAGTGCGTTGATGGTGGATGTGATGACTGGTGGGAATGAGTTGAGGGATGAGGATGGTCGCTATGAGAAGAATGATGTGAATGAGTGGAAGGACCGGGATGATCGCTTTGGGAAGAGTGATGGGAATGTGTTGATGGATGGGGATGGTCGCTATGAGAAGACTGATGTGAATGAGTGGAAGGACCGGGATGGTCGCTGTGGGAAGAGTGATGGGAATGTGTTGATGGATGGGGATGGTCGCTATGAGAAGACTGATGAGAATGAGTTGAGGGACCAGGATGATCGCTATGAGAAGAGTGCTGGGAATGTGTTGATGGATGTAGATGATCGCTATTAGAAGGATGATGTTGATGTGCCTGAGAGGAATGCTCAGAGTGAGAAGGCGTGTCGTGGTGGGGTTGAGAGTTGTACTGAGCATGGTCGTAGGCAGGACCGTCATCGTCGGATTCTGAAGACTCGCTGGAATCATCTGATTCCTCGGGTGCAGGTTTAGGAGATTCCTGATGTTCATTAGCTTGTTCTGGCTCGAAGTTGTAAACTAAATGTGTACTAGGTGCGGGGTCTTTCTTGACATACTCAACTTTCGCCTGACCGGGATCGTTCGAGCTGTGAGAATAAGTATAAGTCACTGGCTCTTTCTGAGTTTGCTTATCATAAGTGTACATTACTGGGTCACTCTTCGTTTCCTTGTTGTAGCTGATAACTTGTTGGTTGAAAGTTTCTTTATGTCCCGGAGAGTTTATTTCGTAAGAGTATCCGGGTTCGTTAGGATTCCCTTTCACTATAATACTCGGCTTTTCCGATTTACTTTCGAAGTTAATGTATACGTCGGCGTCCTTCTTCGGgggtttctttttctttttctttggtTCATCGGCTTGACCGTGACCTTTGACGATACCACTGTCGTAAGACTTAGTTTTATGAACGACAAATTCCTTTTCGTTCTTGTCCTCGGCATCTTGTGGGTGTAGGGCGTGGTACGTTAATGGGCTTATTTTGGGTAAGTAGTGCTGCACTTGAGGAACTATGGGGTTGGCAAACGTGAGGGGCTCGAGCAAACTGAGGTCTACAAGAGGGAGGGGTGGCTTGGTTTCTATCTGGACAATGGTTTCCTTCCCGTTATGAGTGGTCCTCACAGTATGTGTGATAGGAGTCTGCACTTTCGCCTTGATGCTGGGCGCCGCTTGCTGTCGGGGCGCTTCATGATATTCGTTTTGATAAGGATTTTCTTTTAATCTCTGGAACTTGGACTCCTGGAGCTGGTTGTGTTTTCCATTATGAGTAGTCGCCTTGACGCTAGGGGAAGCTTGCTGTCGAGACGATTCATAATATTCGTTGTGGGAAGGTTTCTCTTCTAATCGCTGGAACTTAGGCTCCTGTTGAAGCTGGTTGTAGCCCTGTGTAGCGTACACCACTTTCTTGTTGCTGGAGTCTTGCTGGGCGTTTTTGGGTGCGCCGAAGTGGAACTGCTGGTCGGAAGCCGGGGTGAGCGCCTTCACGTTGCCGGCGTACACGAAAGGCTGCGGGAAGGACCCGTAGCGGGTCAAGGGCGAGGTCCCAGCGTCCAGGGAGGGCAGTCGGAACTGATGACCGAAGAACGCTTGCGCCGCGCCCTGCGGGAAGTGGTAGCTCGGGGCGGCGGACAGGGGCTGCGACAGGTGCGCCGGCAGGTGCTGCAGCTGCACAAACTGCTGCGGGAACGTGGTCTTGTAAGCCACCGACGTCGGCGTCTCCACAAACTTGTTCCCGTACGAATCCTTTAAAAATCCATTTGAATTCTGTATAACGATGCTCTCTTGTTTCACTGGGATGAACTTGGTGGCTGACGCCGCAGGGACGGCAGTCGGCACGTGGAAGGAGAAGGCCCCGTAGGGCGCCGCACTGGCGTAGGCACTCGCGTATATCCCCTTAGCGTTCCGGTACAAACGCGGGGCACTCTCATTGTCTATAACTTTCAAACCGGTCACAGTCCACGCACTTATCAGCCACGCGACCGCTATTAACGCCTGAAAAAGAAAATATCATGTCAATCTGGAAACGGCAGTTCCGGTGGACAGAACCGGATGTTCACTGGAGCGTTCAAAATTAATCACACATCACGAATGTTAATAATGAATCTTTAAGTGTGTACACAGTTTACGTAATCCTAATTTATTCAGATTGTATGCATGTCCGGAACACGCAGTACGGCACTGAAGCATTTCAAATTACAGTGCTTAATTAAATCGAACAAAATCTTTAATTATCACTGAACACACCATTTAActacaaatttttaaatatgataaatcaaaatgtaataattaatgtattttCCAAAAACAACTATTAAAATTAATCTCCAAATATAAGTGTAATTAAAGCTAATCTAGAATTGGGTCTCGATTTCGGAAAATGAACACAAATGTCGGAACGTACCTTTCTCCCCATGTCGGCGCGCTCCGTCTGAGGCCACCCAAAGCACTGTGGCGCCGCGCTCCCACCTCGCGCTTATATCGCTCATTCCTTCCTTCCTTCACCACTTATATcatcaataaacaataaaaatacacaacttattaaataaataaattcactgATCTTTAGTTGAATAACAGTCGAATTGGGTTACCAgtcatgatttaaaaaaaaagaatattcgATTCCGTTTGGCTGTATAAAGGTTTTGTTCGGCTGCGATTATATAGAAAAACCAAGGCTAATATGGATTTAATTTTACGATTGATTTTTAGACGTATAGACATGACAAAGAAATCAATGTATATTGAAACAGAACGCGAGATCGTTCGTGCATAACAAAATATTCTAGCGTCTTATTTCACTTTTGTTTCAACGGCAAAAACATAATTAGGTAACCAAAGAGTAGTTTTACGAAATAATCCATGGAACCATGGTGGCAACCAGCCTGGTTGCCTGCTATGGCTGCACTTTTGTGCAATATCTAAGACACGATAGAGCTGTGAATGTGTATGTGATGTGGTATATCGCCTCTACAAATACTAGTGCttatgccaattcttgggattcgttgccaagcggaccctaggctcccatgagccgtggcaaaatgcgaGAAAGATGATTATTTCTATCAAATACGCAAGTATTATATAGGTAGAGTCATTCCGGGGAACTGAGCGCAGTGGGTAAGTGAGCGCCAATTTCAGCAAAAAtacgttttcacctcagcagctcgaacaaggatactttgattcttaaaaacagtgagcaaaatgcgattttgctcactgagtgagacaaaatgacattcaagtgacctttatagtcaaatgtcatttcaacatgcggggtctaataaaagttcgaaatacttgggttctattatctttgtccctttcacactgttagcaaaaagaaacagacaaaaaaagttaaaacgacatttaacagtatattcacggtttataatagacccccgaaaaacttcagaccgcatcgttccaaaccacgtacgagtatgaattcttaataattaataaataaaaataaagtttaagatttgataaaaactgataaaatactatattttaggtattttattgtacaattaaaataacgaactcaaaaaatacacagatcatcacgcaaaattaattattttacttttaagaatttctaccatagttgacaaatagtatacgtatccgcaattcggaccgtatcttacaaagattttttttacaaaaaaaaggttgtcgattgaagtggcagttaatgtttgttatttctatattattttactggaatttattattacgttttgtttttgtgttccatattgcggtaattaaacttaattgtttgtatatcttaagaaaacaggAGTGCAGGTATTGAATTGAGTgcaagtgatgaagaaggattacattttttaagttgtctaataggtatgttctcactgcgctgaggtgaaaaatgttgtgtactacacgagatcaaagttatttacatctcgtgcgcttttgagtcccttactacgctcaagattctaaattagaccctttttattattatagaccctttcgcttgcacgggactcaaaataagcactcgaagaaatatcaaactttgatcacttgttgtacaaataactatttcacctcagcagctcgaacaagggtactttgatactTAATAACagcgagcaaaatcgcattttgctcactgcgtgagacaaaatgagcaaaatgctattttgctcactgtttttaagtagcaaagtacccttgttcgagctgctgaggtgaaaacttaattgttggtatatcttaagaaaacatgagtgaataggtaagtgatgaagaaggaatacatttttcgggttctctaatatgttctcactgctgaggtgaaaagttttgtgaactacacaagatcaaagttatttacatctcgtgtgcttttgagtcccttactacgctcaagattctaaattagattatatagaatagtatagaatctttcgcttgcgcgggactcaaaatacgcactcgaagaaatatcaaactttgatctcttgttgtacaaataactattgaacagtcgacgtcaaagatatgtttacacttttgcaccttttacttctttgtaataaggcgaaaaatgtaaacatatctttgacgtcgactgtactatTTGTAGTAGCACTTCCACactgaaaaaatcattgctctagctatagtctatttttttattcggtagactaaaatgacatttcatagtatgaaatgacattttatgttcatacaatgatttataactcaagataggttataggtgttccaaaattgaagctcttaacttgtgacaaattggacaagttgcctttagacgtggctggacaagcgagaaatgtgcacgtgctaacgagcccCCGcgcaccgaaagagaaagacacaaccttatgtttaacaacgagtgtaataaagatggatggaatgagaaaatttatcaaaaataacggatttcttcgtaggcacagaaataaatatggaagtattttttgtgctcctcaagtatgagtataacctatctatggttatataatattcagtattcagtattcagtattcagttcTTTATTTGCGAATATAGACAAAAGCCAtgcaaatacaataataaaatatcaaataaatacttaatcaatcagtcaacaataaaaacattataacaataacaaaaacaaacaaagaagaaatccagaaataaaacattaccaacagttaacaaataaattagattgcttaattaattgtaagtataaataaagtgaGATTGTCAAAACAGTTATAATTTGGTccagaatttcataaaatattcgtATCAATAAGAAGGATTTAAACTATGtcaaaatatgaaattaattaaaattgggtaaaataatttaatcaaaaaatCGAGTATAATATTCGTTTAGGCTGTAAAAGGGCCTACACACAagatagtttttaagttttttactaaatatttgGAGATTTTCAGCTGTCTTTATGTCATCATCTAGttcgttaaaaatatttaatgatactcgacaaatactatttttaaaatgtgtataaTTTGACGTCGGTAGTGCTAGTTGAATTCTGCGCCTTAATGGGTAATTCATTTCTTGACATGTGAGTTTAAATGagtcaatatttttatacacataAATACAAATGTGATATATGTACAGGGCTATTACTGTGAGGATTCTATACTCTACAAAAAGGTCTCTATGCGTTTCTGGAAAGTAACCAACGATAAGTCTTAAACTTTTTTTCTGTagtaataaaatttcatttatttgtgtgctaTTTCCCCAAACTTCTATGCCGTATCTAACTATGCTTTCAAAGTAGGCGTGATATACTGATTTTAGCGCTTCTGAATCGGTAAGTTTTGACAGGGATTTTAATGAAAAGCATGCACTTGCAAGTTTTTTACGCAAAATGTCTATATGGTGATGCCATCTTAAATAGGGGTCTAATTCAATTCCAAGGAATCGTACACTATCAGATTTGGTAATTGGCAGATCAATGAAATAATCAGGCGTATGTACTGCTCGTCTGAAAGTGATGTAGTTACTTTTGTTTAAGTTTAATTGCAAGCCATTAGCCTTAAACCAGTTATCTATACTATCCCAACACAGCTTAGCTTTTTGGCCCAGTTCATCAAAGGTATTGCCTTTTATAATGATACTAGTATCGTCTGCATACAGATACGGGGTCCCGCAAGGCAGACAGTCCGGCAAGTcgttaatgaaaataataaacagtAGCGGCCCAAGTACTGAGCCTTGAGGGACGCCGCACTTTAATAATCTATGTTCTGATTTGTTGAGTACTTCTCTTCCAGATTCGTtgacatttttaatttcaacATACTGAGTACGACTGCTAAGATATGATGTAAACAAATCTAGTACAGAACCACGAACTCCATAGTAATCTAGTTTACTAATTAATATTCTGTGATCTACACAATCAAAGGCTTTACTCAGATCACAGAATATGCCTGCACATTTATCGCCTTGATTGAGGTTGTCATATCATTGTGtatccagggatgttgcggatgcagattttttgacatccgcggatgcggatgcggatgcggatttttaaaggctcacatccgcggatgcggatgcggatgcggatgtcaagattaggtacttagaaaacgtcaaatattacatttttagtatttttttagggttccgtacccaaagggtaaaaacgggaccctattactaagactccgctgtccgtccgtccgtccgtccttggccggtttttattaaaaaaaccaaacgttaaatatttgagcaagaatataggtgtgttatatttaataaacagtaacttcgccgacttttctggatctaggcgatttcgttataggtaatgacgaaattacctagcacttacgccgccgctaagacgttcctgtaccgacttgttcaacatccgcatccgcataagctccgcatcgattttatgcggatgcggatgcggatgcggatgttgaaaataatgcggatgttccgcggttgcggatgcggatgcggatgttcgcaacatccctgttcatactatgaaatgtcattttagtctaccgaataaaaaaatagactttagtgtcACAGAGGCAATACAGTCCAGTAGGTCTGTAAGGAAAAATTACGACTCCCTCTTGAGTTAGGTAGCTTGGACTTTTTCCGCAGTTGAATGATTCTACATACGGGATCACTTTCCCGACCCGCTGCTTTCCTTCACGGTCAATGCTTCACCAAGTAATCTAGACTTCACGCCAGCCCTGGACAGACACCGTACCCGACCATGTGAAAGTACACTACTTCGCAAAACGACTTATATTCATTCTGATACTGTAAAAGTCAACCTTATTGACGATTCGGTAGGGTCTAAATTAGAACCGAGATATTGAGAATAGTTTTGAAATGTTGATAAGTGTGAGTTTGTTTATTGTTCAATGATCGGATCAACGATCAAAAGCTGTAACCAGGCGTAAGCCGAGCTTGGAAAGCTGTTTGAAGGGGGCTAAAGCAAAATGTTGTATAAACCTAGCTGTTGTTTGATTTTGAACTTTTTCTTATAGGCTGTAAGAaatttttccatatttttcGTCTTTGttatatgtaatttatattGATCATTTTCCATCAATTTTAACcagattatttatataaaaattcatCTAATCATATATTATGAAATATAAACGGGCACTCTGGCAGTAATCTAAAAGCATATACTTATTTTCATTAGAATCATTAGTTTTGTTTGTTAAAATATAAACGAGAAGTTTAATTAGATTAGGTAAATCATTAACTCTGCATTGGatgtcaaaaaccggccaagtgcgagtcggactcgcgcacggagggttccgcaccatcaacaaaaaatagagcaaaacaagcaaaaaaacggtcacccatccaagtacatactgaccccgcccgacgttgcttaacttcggtcaaaaatcacgtttgttgtatggaagccccacttaaatctttattttattctgtttttagtatttgttgttatagcggcaacagaaatacatcatctgtgaaaatttcaactgtctagctatcacggttcgtgagatacagcctggtgacagacggacggacggacggacagcggagtcttagtaatagggtgaatagggtcccgtttttaccctttgggtacggaaccctaaaaatcgtgtGTTCAAATCAAACCTCGGACGTAAAGAGCAGAAAAAATCGTTTTCGATAGAAATGctcaaaaatgactaaaaattcggTCAAATGCACGTGTGCATCAGCTGGTATACATAATGATGAGCTGCAGGAATTTCAATTTTCTGTCAACtatttaaatttcaatttcaCATTCCCGCTGCGGGAGTTTGCCAGAAGGGTTAGGTTAGGCGTGCTTGCGGTTGGAAGGGTTAATTTTACGGTTTgagataaaacaaaatatataacatTGTGTTAATTTATTGAGAATCAAACAAGGTatttacaaaatacgaaatgtcCTTCCAGTAAGTCTTACATCTAATCTAACTTCCTATGCCAAACATTATAGTAGCTGTACATATCCAATTTAGTCCTTACTAATGTAAAATTCAAATAAACGGCAGCATATAGCTGGTCACAATTAAACTTTTACAATAAAGTTGTAGAAgttaatatttacaattttttttacaaataataaggTAACATTTGATAACTTGTTTgactaagtgccagttgcaccatccgtacTTGACAGAccgatcaacgtcacccggcgcgccgcggtggtttactatgaaaatctgcatacaataaaacttagcgaactctttaacgatgacaaacccCTTAATGTTCCACTTGAACCTAATTTCTCATTTTTTGGAAGTTTCTAACAACTTCAGTACGGATTATTGTTTTGAGTCATTGatgtagtataaagaactggatacccaatcagccgccaaaaatggccccacaaaagtgatgtcaaaacagatcatgcattactttttcgtttagtcttgtttgaaacgctcaaatgtgaagttgtcaacaattacgaaatgtgccgttaaaatatgtaaaaataacaatgataaaacaaggaaaaaggatggaatgtatttctttcggttagttctttggatagcattacataatttatgtaatctggtggtaattttatggttttgaataaattaatttgttagtaccaaagaagggatgtcaaggaacaaaaatctaatgagtcgatgtgaggtcaatatttatttttatatggaattcgtaaggaataatattatgtttaaattaaagatttccaagaaaacctatgagacgtgcaaagtggactgctatttaattatagcaagagataggggtgatgcagttttaaacaaggcaaaacggcacttgtgtgttcggcccatttccctgtttccgacatatacaccaccaataagggcttatatcgactaactgtaaatgctaaacctgtcagAACACACTGataaccacaggattttttttataaagtataggtagactttataaaaaaaatacaatcagtatctaaatgtccccgtgcacccgcgctatgagtaaatgtagatcttaaatacacagttatttaataagtagaatttatttcaaggaaattagtatttaaagacgtatacttacgaattaaaaatttaatttgtttgaatttgaaccacgaattaattttatttgagctcccgattaaattaaatttgttttatttattacttcaattggttttcctgtacagtaatacatattaaagtgtaccaaagtgactccattcgttcattattctcgtttgacgttgtttgacgtaaatacgttacgtttagtgccatcggactaaattttttaacagtgttggtacttatgtttgcaaatttgacacttaatgcttacgacattaagctcttttctgtacgaaacatttatcttgactcaaaatttacgtaagcgtttttatcatcaatgcaaatggtgcgaaacgtcattgggatccacatttcttgacgtttttgttctgctttgtgtgtctatttcttttatattaagtcagtgttttGAGTTGACGAATAAATTTCAGACGTTTAAAACAATAATCTGTGTTCAATTGTTTTGAAACTTCGTAATATTTCACTCATATCAAAAAGCGCATTCAAAACCTAGAAATTTCACGACACTTCTCATTCTTCTCATCTGCTGGTTGTTTTATgtttgttataatttataaagaaaAACTAACCTAAACAAAGCTGTTCTAAGCCTAAAAAGTAGCTAGAATATTATGGGCATTATTACCCACAATACACAAACAACTTTAGCAAAAATGTTAAacgaaatttaattttaatacatgcCTCGGTATGGTTTTTACCTATCTATACAGATACAAGTAtggttttgaaataaaaaataataataagttaattATCTGCTATCTTTATCGGTAACAAAAAaacgacttaaaactttattctCTGGAATTCCTGATTCATttacaacatttttttattaaagagaTTCAAATTGTACATAAAGAGAAAAGTAGATAAGAAAAACATGGGAACAAATCTTTGAAAATTGTGGAAATGATAATTCAAAGATGCGATGTGATTAATAGTCTATAGAAATTAAACCTTAAACTATAATAccctaaaattaaaaagaaaatacaCAAATGCAAAACATACATTAACTTATTTTATCACAAAGACTAGGAAGTTTACCCTAGACAATATTTATACGTAACTTACGTAAAtttcatataataaaaaatctagACGGTACAATTTCGTCGGTTAATCTGACCAGTTTAAAATTGAACTTA
This region of Cydia amplana chromosome 4, ilCydAmpl1.1, whole genome shotgun sequence genomic DNA includes:
- the LOC134647371 gene encoding adhesive plaque matrix protein-like, whose amino-acid sequence is MGRKALIAVAWLISAWTVTGLKVIDNESAPRLYRNAKGIYASAYASAAPYGAFSFHVPTAVPAASATKFIPVKQESIVIQNSNGFLKDSYGNKFVETPTSVAYKTTFPQQFVQLQHLPAHLSQPLSAAPSYHFPQGAAQAFFGHQFRLPSLDAGTSPLTRYGSFPQPFVYAGNVKALTPASDQQFHFGAPKNAQQDSSNKKVVYATQGYNQLQQEPKFQRLEEKPSHNEYYESSRQQASPSVKATTHNGKHNQLQESKFQRLKENPYQNEYHEAPRQQAAPSIKAKVQTPITHTVRTTHNGKETIVQIETKPPLPLVDLSLLEPLTFANPIVPQVQHYLPKISPLTYHALHPQDAEDKNEKEFVVHKTKSYDSGIVKGHGQADEPKKKKKKPPKKDADVYINFESKSEKPSIIVKGNPNEPGYSYEINSPGHKETFNQQVISYNKETKSDPVMYTYDKQTQKEPVTYTYSHSSNDPGQAKVEYVKKDPAPSTHLVYNFEPEQANEHQESPKPAPEESDDSSESSESDDDGPAYDHAQYNSQPHHDTPSHSEHSSQAHQHHPSNSDHLHPSTHSQHSSHSDHPGPSTHSHQSSHSDHPHPSTHSHHSSHSDHPGPSTHSHQSSHSDHPHPSTHSHHSSQSDHPGPSTHSHHSSHSDHPHPSTHSHQSSHPPSTHSYSSSTSHPSPASYQSQHLNPEHRAQLKASPTPSYWVVSHKPQYYTAVASTPKLPTLHEYVENIRFIPSYPSPPSAAIKVNPSRPPQQQAQYYVQQTTPRARSEGSVVSEPVIYEKSKKIIIQEESPDEVHSHQEKLTAQMETVGQNADSEEDFEKSYKAAAYGFPAYNREDSGEVDEEVYKQNYGEPRQEHSGEESDTHSPFEQYTEEGDQFPKSSRLSYKDDRDKVQEDYFLGYSLNKPEVMTDRYQSKIDYYKMFLKNKPEKLRVADAKKQASKLSKYTVDPFFYDSAPKQKQKQSAQYKSAAYKSAPVFEYNYDKEAPRDSSAFASRPNRYKSTTHFVEPQFQYGFEPIAIPRIDIEQETMATNLSPESDKPGTRKKMYKENWYIKKTTTSSKPS